The following proteins come from a genomic window of Neoarius graeffei isolate fNeoGra1 chromosome 26, fNeoGra1.pri, whole genome shotgun sequence:
- the lmod1b gene encoding leiomodin-1 has product MSKRKVRGLTRTGRQVSEDPDLDNLLSNLSPEEMEELQKEVSTVPDPDPSEIIIVDQTNLKQSTHNKRDSPLTNHGELKTGLQRNISTEGQPRRESRKQEYLRKMGLSQETNVSSNDRRERGNQTSMCNAPVKQEKNMEDRNTGATEDSKDTRIRLFKRNEETEKKCEAKEKEQNDDYKFKQDTKDGSSKTKELISKYQEKKEDCKEKERRDESWKRESGDSKTKIISRLQGKQEKEEKKEQGMKAEIRKRQDSKTKDLVRGKLEENQNAVVESKKEESSRADDKEKTEEQVELVSNGKIKEIILMDARKNINSIDQESEKENMDKDQEVLKMSSVDNGKKRPKVQNEIQNETPEINEEEKVGNYVAENSKTMTKEQQEEEESASMFAQDLERLRSNDPTMTEVNVNNSEVIKVKTLIQFAEALNNNMYVKTFALANCRADDHVAYAIASMLCSNKIITSINMDSNLLTSKGIMALVQALQYNTSLTELRFHNQRHICGGKTEMEMTKILKENTTLLKLGYHFELAGPRMTMTNILSRNMDRQRQKRLQEQKQAIAQGTGDKTDSLKVPQPGFNKSSPRNSPKPSPTPSPVPSPKLTPKAFKGPGGPPPPPPPILDGEFLKNSLTPISQRKLEDRTGGRDGGLNSRDQLLASIRGANIKQLKKVALPKLLQ; this is encoded by the exons ATGTCTAAGAGAAAAGTGAGGGGACTCACTCGAACCGGGCGCCAGGTGAGTGAGGATCCGGACCTTGACAACTTGCTGTCAAACCTGTCGCCTGAAGAGATGGAGGAGCTACAGAAGGAGGTGTCGACAGTGCCTGACCCAGACCCAAGTGAGATTATCATAGTAGACCAAACCAATTTAAAACAAAGCACTCATAATAAAAGAGATTCTCCCTTGACTAATCACGGCGAGTTAAAGACGGGTTTGCAAAGGAACATCTCCACGGAG GGTCAGCCCAGAAGGGAAAGTCGGAAACAAGAATATCTCAGAAAAATGGGCTTGAGTCAGGAGACAAATGTTTCCAGTAATGACAGAAGGGAAAGAGGAAATCAGACTTCCATGTGCAATGCTCCTGTTAAACAAGAGAAAAATATGGAGGACAGGAACACAGGGGCCACAGAGGATTCTAAAGATACAAGAATAAGGCTATTCAAGAGGAATGAGGAAACAGAAAAGAAATGTGAGGCCAAGGAGAAAGAACAGAATGATGATTACAAGTTCAAACAGGACACAAAAGATGGAAGCAGCAAGACAAAAGAATTGATATCCAAGTATCAAGAAAAAAAAGAGGATTGTAAAGagaaggagagaagagatgaaaGCTGGAAGAGAGAATCAGGAGACAGCAAGACAAAGATTATTTCTAGGTTACAGGGGAAGcaggaaaaggaagaaaaaaaggaaCAAGGAATGAAAGCAGAAATCAGGAAAAGACAGGACAGTAAGACAAAAGACCTTGTTAGAGGAAAGTTAGAGGAAAACCAAAATGCAGTTGTAGAGAGCAAAAAAGAAGAAAGCAGTAGGGCAGATGACAaagagaaaacagaagaacaagtGGAGTTAGTTAGCAATGGCAAGATAAAGGAAATTATTCTGATGGATGCTAGGAAAAATATTAATAGTATAGATcaagagagtgagaaagagaacATGGATAAGGATCAAGAAGTATTAAAAATGAGTTCTGTTGACAATGGAAAAAAGAGACCAAAAGTGCAAAATGAGATCCAAAATGAAACCCCTGAAATCAATGAAGAAGAAAAAGTTGGAAATTATGTGGCAGAAAACTCAAAAACCATGACTAAAGAACAGCAGGAAGAAGAGGAGTCTGCTAGCATGTTTGCTCAAGATCTAGAGAGACTACGCAGCAATGACCCCACGATGACAGAGGTCAATGTCAACAATTCAGAAGTCATCAAAGTCAAAACCCTCATTCAGTTTGCTGAAGCACTAAATAACAACATGTATGTCAAGACATTTGCCCTTGCTAACTGCCGTGCAGATGACCATGTGGCCTATGCTATTGCAAGCATGTTATGCAGTAACAAAATCATCACTAGCATCAACATGGATTCTAATCTTCTCACCAGTAAGGGCATCATGGCACTGGTCCAAGCCCTCCAGTACAACACCTCCCTAACTGAGCTTCGCTTCCATAATCAGCGACATATCTGTGGAGGCAAGACAGAAATGGAGATGACAAAGATTTTGAAGGAAAACACAACTCTACTCAAACTGGGCTACCACTTTGAGTTGGCTGGCCCACGCATGACCATGACCAACATCCTCAGTCGTAACATGGACCGGCAGAGGCAGAAGAGGTTGCAGGAGCAGAAACAGGCCATAGCccagggaactggagacaagaCTGACTCACTGAAAGTCCCACAGCCTGGCTTCAACAAAAGTTCCCCAAGAAACTCACCAAAGCCATCTCCGACTCCATCTCCTGTACCATCTCCGAAGTTGACTCCAAAGGCCTTTAAAGGACCTggtggtcctccacccccaccacCTCCAATTCTAGATGGTGAATTCCTGAAGAACTCTCTGACCCCTATATCACAGAGAAAGCTTGAGGACAGAACTGGAGGCCGAGATGGAGGACTAAATTCAAGGGATCAACTTCTAGCCTCTATAAGGGGTGCCAATATTAAACAGTTAAAAAAG GTTGCATTACCAAAACTACTGCAATAA